Genomic segment of Odontesthes bonariensis isolate fOdoBon6 chromosome 10, fOdoBon6.hap1, whole genome shotgun sequence:
ttggagatactgccaggttccattagcgcttgtacgaagctattcgggataactcagtaactcagctgatgttcagccaagatcggaaaaacttcgggtgggctacttggctggatgtcacggttcaaatgaccccagggtgaatctactccggagtatcgctttaacagggactgctgcaatgtttttctcaaatgtatttatatgattatattattaataataataattattaataatattgTCATCATCATTGTTATCATATACAATCAATGTAAATATTCAAAATTATtaagctacttgactaatttgaatttgaatttccatttgaggaatgaataaataatttttcttttctattctatttactACGGTTAGTTACTTTATTAAACAGTGTAAGGAAATAATAAGCTCTATGTATGCAGATTCACAAACATCCGTGCTCGTCATTGCTTAGACATTCCTGTCTGTCATTTTAAAAGGTGTGGTGATTATGGTGGGTGGGCTGACCAGCGAGAGGCTTCACAAGCGGAAGGATTTATTCCAGGTTAGCGTTAGGTCTTGGAAATTAAAATAGAACCGGAGGTAGGTGAACctttttgtaattaatgtatcTACACGCAAAGCTTCTGTAACAGTGAGATGAGTGGGAAATGTTGGAAGGTTTGTCTGTATGTCTCGGCTAACGTTCCGTTCTGATTATTAGCTCCCCCTTTGAAAATGGCCACAGATGAGCTCTCATCCAAGCTTAGCCGCCGGCTACAGATAGAGGAAGGAGCCGAGGACCCCGTCGCTGTTGGCGGTGGCGAACAGCAGGATGGCTCGGAAGAGAAATCGAGTTTGGCGAACGCTGATCCGGAGCTGGGTGCTTTGCTGATGCGGCGAGGAGAACTGAACGACGGGCAGGGAGAGCACTCCCAGCCCAGCCTGAAAGTCTTCAACCCCTACACCGAATTCAAAGAGTTCTCCCGGAAGCAGATCAAAGACATGGAGAAGATGTTCAAAACGTGAGTGGGGACTTCAGAAGCTTAACCGGTGCAAACTACATTTtaggtagaaaaaaaaataaataaaaaaggagaagaagaaaacggAAGTAGTTTCCTTGGCTTTaatccaaaaagaaaaaggaggggCTAGAtatgtggaagtttttctgtgccgtcagtttgaatacgaatttctaatattgaatttttacagcattaaaatcagactttgaatttgaaaaaccaacagtgtaaaaaaaaaaaaaattacttggaaaaaaaaaaaaaaaaatgtccaccATGGTGGACATTTCAAATAAGTGACACACTGCAGAAGTTCAGAGGTTGAGAGAGTGCTTTTGGGATTTCATTGTTCATGAGGAAAAcaataattttatttttgttaaagcaTGTTCAGTAGCTATTTATTTTGgctattatatattttttaattgtttaatcTGTTTGTAAAGGTTGAAATACTTCACTGCAATTCTCTGACATACGTTTGTCCACCAAAGTGTAACTGCATATACCATGTAGTGGCATGTTTTGtttagaataaaatagaatttTAAATGTAAGTCAGTCATTAATGTGATCACTGTTCAAACGTTGATTGGACAGAAAAGTAGCTTGGTAAGTAAAAGCCAATCTGCTAACAGAAGAGATTGTGCTCATACTTGCTCTGTAGTAATTCCTCAAACAGCAGGAAAGGAGCAAGCTGCTGAAAATAAACCATAGTGAGACCGAGCTGGACCATTATTTATCTcttttccagatttttttttttagattttcgcCGTGGTATCGGTTCAGTATCGAGGTATTTATGGCAGGTATCGTATCGAAGTCAAAATTTTGGTATCGAAACAACACTATTATGGTCATCCACTATCAATGTCTATGCTCCTAAAGTCAGAAACTTCCAAGCCTTTTCCTCACTGCTGTGTCTTCAACATGATTTTTAGATAACGTTGAGATGTGCAACTCAGGAGATCCCAACAGGAACATAATCTTTCTTCATTGTGTCTTATGAATGCCCAGAAACAGCCCAGAACCAGAGacataattcattcattcatttcactgTATTTAAGACACAGGCAGGTccattaaatcatttaaatatacTGGACTTTATAGAGGACCGTTGATAACATCTTGGCTGGGAATCGAAGTCTCTTATCctgaaagaaaagcagaaagcCCAACACTTGACAACTAAAACTGCTTGGGCTCAATGTACACCTAGTGTGATTTTCTTCATATTTGTCCAGTTGTAACAAGCCTTTTCTACTTGTTTCTGTTAGATATGATGCTGGGAAAGACAACTTCATCGACCTGATGGAGCTGAAGTTGATGATGGAGAAGCTTGGAGCTCCACAGACCCACATCGGCTTGAAAAACATGATCAAAGAAGTGGATGAGGACCTAGACAACAAGCTTAGTTTCAGAGAGGTGCAACAGTAAAAGCTTTTTAGAATAAGTGAAAGGATGTGATGTTCTTTCTCTATAACCGTGTTTTGCTGTCCTCCACAGTTCCTGTTGATCTTCAGgaaggcagcagcaggagagctgGCAGAGGATAGTGGCCTCAGTGTCCTTGCTCGGCTCTCTGAAATTGATGTCTCCACAGAGGGGGTCAAAGGAGCCAAAACCTTTTTTGAAGCTAAAGTAAGTTGACCTTGACCTTTTAATGACAGAGAGACAAATTGAGAGagattttactttatttgctgATCATAAACAGCTTCACTTTGTGTTTGTCTTCTAAAAAActccttgttcaataaataaaaacatccacATGTGTGCATCCACACATACACATCCAGAAAAACATAGAAGATCTTATAGACCCTGATGTCCAGCCTGATCCTGGTCCTGATCCTGGACCTGATCAGCTCCACACACAGGAACAGCAGAGATAGTCTCTCCACCCTGCTCTTTCTGCTCACATACACTGTGCCCACACTGGTGAGTGTATTTCAAACCACAAATAAAACCTGTTTGGTGAAGACCTCAGTAAAAGCAGCAAAAACACTCTGCAGGAACAGAAACAGCGCAGACAGACAGTGAAACACCGTCTCCCATCGATGAGAGTTCACAGCGACCGCCCCGGGGAGGATCCTCCACTGTAGGTCCCCGTGTCTTTTTGTCAGTGGAGGTTTATAGAGAGAGACCTCCAGGTTGGTCCCGACCAACCCAGGTCAAAGTGACGCCTCCAAGGAGTGTCCGTGTGCCCCCTCAACTTGTCCCTGTTTAAAAGTTTACCATCGGGCGATTAAAAAGTCTTCCCTGAGGCCTCCTGCAGAGAGGCCTGAGGGCAGCGGTCCAGGGGAGGACCTGCACAGTCCTTCAGGTCAGAGCTCAGCTGGATGATGGGGAAGGAGTCCTGGGCGTTGGGTGGGGTCTCACCTGAGGAGAAGGTGTCCGACATCAGGAGCTCAGGACCACTCAGCCTCTTCCTCCAGTGGTCTGGTAGTTGTATAACCACTCTGCTGGACCTCAATACCCCCTTGGAAGCCAGACCAGTGGAGTCCTTCAGCCAGGGCCCAGCCAGCTCCACCACCTGGTCCAGAGTGGGGACCCCCGCAGCCTGGAACAGAGAGGACAGAGAGGGGCCCGCCCAGCCCGGACAGGCCATGATGGGCGGACGAGACCAGGTTTGTGGTCATTTTAGGTAGCAGCCACTTCCACCTATTAAGCTGGCCTTTCACTCTTACAAGGATATTGTCCCAGTTCTTTCTTGTCCTGGTCTTATCCCCCAAGAAGACCCTCGGGTACTTCCTTTCTTCCAGGTGAAGTCAGCTGGACCCCCAACCTCTTCCCCCACCATCACAGCTTCGCTTTTTCCCCAGTTGACCTTTGCAGATGAGATAAAACCAAATAAGTTAAGTGTCAATCAAAGCATCAATGTCTTTTTGTGAATTCACAAGCACAACAAGATCTTTGTGTCGGCAGACGTTTTGAAAGCCACCGGACAACTGGGGACTATGAACCCCTGTCGGTTTCTGCCGTAGGTGATGTAGCAGAGGCTTGATGGCTAACGAGCACCCCATGCCAGAGAGAGCAGCCTGCCTCACCCCCCTCCCAATGTTGAAGGGCGCACTCAGCCCGCCGTTAACCTTCAGCACACTCGCAATGTCAGAGCCCGGATCTTTGCAATGAACCCAGGGTTGAAGCCAAACCTGGCTAAAGTCCGCCAAAGGTATCGGATTATCTGACTGTTCACTCTTAAAGAGGtttcatttcattaagaccACATGACATCACAGTATTTTCGCGCCGCCATATTTGTGTCCACCCGCCCGCACCACTCAGGTCACAGGTTACAGCGTTGTCACGTTACCAGAACAAGTTGAGTAGGGGGGAAATCAGCGACTGACCGAAATTTGACGTTATTTGAAAGATGCCAGGAATCTGTTGTGCTGTTGGCTGTGATGGCAGGTGACAAAGAAAACAGTTTTATTCCATCCCAAAGGACGTGGACCCGCAGAATAAATGATTGGCTGCAATAAGAAGAGACCACTGGCATGATCTGAGTTAGCCACAAACAGTCCAGTTTACATGAAAAGTGGCACATTCGTTTCCCTTCATGGATGATAAAGCATGGATGTCAGCTGGCAGCGAGCTAAAGTGGGAATGTAAACAAACTAGATACGGCGCTAACAACTGGCTAACTAACACAATCAGGCTAACGTTAACGGTAAACCCGTTTAAAATGGAATTTCTTTGGCTCCAAGGTGCCATATCTGTGATTCCTTCACCCATCCAGCAACAGCATACTGGTCGGCATCTGTgctcttaaggctctagcatggttgctgcgtctgctagcgcgagcggtgttgatgacgtcacgatttcgtgccggctacatatagtggcgcaagtcgatgctccagtagttgcaattttctccgtcacagaggtggcgctgctacgttaaggttaccgctaactactctacaaccacgaaagtggagaagaaaacaatgaagagcagtaATACTGTAATtgatgatactgctgcagtattcggatcattttcattttttaattcagttaaaagaggtgaaggtctgaagcccccggcatcaccacttggagtctctgccctcttctttgccttcacggatctgtcccgtagcttcttccacacattcttacagaactctccctctttccccaaagttctgccaatctctgtgcaccagtttttggagtttacgtgctccctgtgctgtttcactgcagtttcgtacagctgctgtacaaacgcacctcctgactgagcctggtctcacaacggtccatccggtttgtcgttgttggcacagccaagttacaaaaatggaCTGGTGCAAGacaccgcgctgcgccgtctattcaaggcaagcgccaggactgatacgtcattttgacgtcacggtccgccaccgccgtgagcaacgcgtcaactgtaactccggCTTTAGAAGCCTTCAGGCTGTCTCGGCTGTAGGGGAGGGATTGTGGATCAAATAGATATAAATATCCGGTAAGGTGAGTTGGGGCAGACGTTTTGCAGAGGTTAGCAGACAAAATACTGTTGAGGGTAATAAATATGGGTCGCAACCAATCATTTCGATTTTTAACAAATATCGTTGTTTCTCCGTCTCATTCAAGTGTGAGGTGTGCACCGCCGTAGCGAAACTGAGGACGACTGTCAAATTGGACACAAATATGGCGGCGTTTTCGTCGACGTGACGTCACTGGTCCCATGAACAGAAACCGACAGCAAACGTTCTGATCTCAGAAGAGTCTGAGACCCCAGAGCCACTATCCATACGTAAACAGTGAGTGGTCTTTCTTTGTCCATTTTTCTGCTCCAGCCAAAAGAAGAGTTGAGATGGGCCATCCAAACCCGGACCTGACCAGAGGCCCTTGTGCTGACACACCTAGCAGGTTGGCTATGGCTGCCTTTTTGTGTTTGAGGGGGTCTAAATGCCCTCAATTTCCAGGGGACTCTGCTAAGGACGGCAGTTCTTCTGCCTCAAACTCTAGATTTTTCAAAGATCAGGTGAAGTCTCTTGTGAACTGCTGACACAGCTGTTGGATCTGCGGAGTGCTGAGAAAGGCAGGCCTGCTCTCTCTATGGCTTTCCCAGAAATACTTTAAAGCAGTTCTAAACTGGTTGTCTAAAAGAGTGTTAAAATGCCAATAGGTGCTTTTTAAAGGAATGTTCTTGATTAAAAACAGAGCAGGAGACCAGAGAGTGATTGCTCAAACCCACAGGCTGAATATGACAGCTTTTAAAAATGGTGTGTAAAAGATATAAAGTTCTCTTTGGAACTGCATGTGTACTGTCTGTGattactgttaaaaagcctcCACACATCAGACAGCTGGTGTGTGAACCTGCTGGAAGAAGCAGGGTGGGGCTCTGAAAGATTCCTGTCCAAAAGAGGTGTCCATGCAGTTAAAATCACCTCCTAAAAACCAAAATCACTGTCACTGCAGTGTTTAACAGTTTCATTCAAAATGTTGTCACATTTGTTGGGGCAAAGACCTTTAAGAACACAAGCTGAACATTTTCAGAAGGTGCTTTCACTCTAAGTAAAACAGCTGGAATACTTTCAACAGAAACTGTTAAAAAACACTTCCCACCCCTCCGCTGCGGTTGGACTTGTGACCCCGTTAAAAGCCTGCCC
This window contains:
- the efhd2 gene encoding EF-hand domain-containing protein D2, whose protein sequence is MATDELSSKLSRRLQIEEGAEDPVAVGGGEQQDGSEEKSSLANADPELGALLMRRGELNDGQGEHSQPSLKVFNPYTEFKEFSRKQIKDMEKMFKTYDAGKDNFIDLMELKLMMEKLGAPQTHIGLKNMIKEVDEDLDNKLSFREFLLIFRKAAAGELAEDSGLSVLARLSEIDVSTEGVKGAKTFFEAKVHAINESSRFEAEIRQEQEEKKKQAEEQKQRRAAFKELQSTFK